Within Wyeomyia smithii strain HCP4-BCI-WySm-NY-G18 chromosome 2, ASM2978416v1, whole genome shotgun sequence, the genomic segment ACGCACCTGCAGGTAGCACATGTTGAAACTACGGTTACTCACGGTAAACCCGCGCCTAACAACATAGACATAAATCGGTTCTCCGATTTTCAAGCTTTCACGAACATTGCTTCGAGTTTTTCCTACCCGGAATCGTATAGACCATCATTTGGGACGACTTCTGTAGATCAAAAGCACCATCAGCAATCCGACGTTTTTATCAAGGTATTCATGCAATTGGCTTAAGCAGATTTTTTCGCTTTATTTTCGTATCAAACGGACCGGAAAGTTTTcacattttatgattttttcacTGCTAGAGCTCATGAGAGTATGACCGAGTTTGTTTTTCAATTCGAGGTCTCaaaagaaaattattattaaatttatttcaaattaggttattaaatttatttaaaattaggTTTTTCAAATATCACCAGCttcagaagtttattataaTCTtaaaagtgctcgaaaatgttCTACAATAAATGGAACAAACAATTTCAGAAGATTTTTCTCCATAGAGCCGTGAAGAAAGTTCATTTCTCAGCTAATAATTCAATTGGTCAGAGAGAGAACACAATTCTACATTTGATGAGAgatgcaaaatattttttcaaagtagCTACACAAcgacaaaaacaaaataaaatgaaatagttTGCTAATTTGTAATATTATTGATGTAGAATAAGACTCGGGGATTGGTAATTCTAGGTAACAAACTAATTACTGAAAACTATTGTTTTTCTATTCACAGGCTCAAGACGTATCCAATAAGCCTACAAACGGAGCACATGGTGCAGGACcagaaaaaaactcaaacttctGGAATGACATCTTTAACGTAAGTTGGATGTCGCAGGCATTCTTTGGAATTGTCAATTTGCAATTCAATTCCACACTTCATCTTTTACATTTCAGATTCCCATATCTACACTGAATGCTGTTAACCAGTTCCTCAATGGCAATAGAGGAAATGGTGTCGACAATGCTCACAAGTCTACGTAAGCTGGCACTTGTTGGTGTGGTCGAACCACGTGACGCATTATCCGTGAGTATGAGGAACAAACTACATAAATAATCATTATCAGCTAGGTACAAACCTATACAAATGCAGAGTATTTTTAAGAGAACAGTGCAAAATAAAACTCGTTTAATTATAAGAATAAAAACTTTGTATTATTTGAGAGACAGCAGGTACTGATTGATTGTCCCGTCTTTTGGACGTCAATTCGACTACCTTCTCGCAATGATGACTATCTGACTCTTGCAGTATACAGCGGACACGaatgtcgctgcgcgtgaacgaaagtcGAACTAACTTGTATAATGTTACTAATTTGATGATGACAGCAAGGTGGTGAAGCATTTTTTCGCCTTTCTGCTAGTTTTTCAATATTCTTGTATGGTTCTGGCATCTAATTTTCGGTATCCTTGCACGGTGCAAAGATCTAATTTTTAATATCCTTATAATGTGCTGCCATCTAGTCATTGTCATCTGGTGGATtatactggtcaacacaggtgcactccaagagctcaaaccggaaaaaatgaacgATTATTGCTATTCAACCatccctgtgaattttggtgtccctagccatcaCCCTCTATACTAAATTCTCACGCAGGTTTGACGCGTAAGTATCTCAGAATAGATGTGCAACTTCCAACAAAACTCCGCAGCAGATTGGTGCCCACACTTTCGCATTCGTTTTTCGCTATTCTATTCTACATTGATTTTCCAATGCATCGTTCGATCAGTTCGTTCCAGCAACctgaaatctgaattttataATAAGGTCAAAGTTAATATTAGTTATATATTccgcagcttcaatgatagctggGATTTTTCTGGCATCGagaaaaaagttgatttgtaaTTAATTTGTATTACCTATGTTTTAACACAGAAATCagactaaagcctgtagtacactctttgtctaatggtcaaatatttgaccttctgacataatggttaaatttatttgacatcatggttgttgtttgccccatgttaaaattggagagtgacaaattattatctttgaccaaatttttatctgtcaaaaagtgacaaatatttgacgctcggtcaaagagtgtactacaggcttaacagGCGACGAACAAACAGTCtgaaaaaagtgtgtaaaattttgcatgtgtgcCACGAATTATCCTCCGAATAAAATCCCTCGTTATGTTGAATGGTAAAGTACAGAGTCTATggttataataagagtcccgcaaagatgaaactcAAGGAATCAAATCAGTGGTAAACGAGGgcaccaatcgagcaatgtaaataaacaaggtgataatgttaggagtggatgaaaagtgttgtaattgagcgtaataaagaatatgtgtttttccgaagttttacttacacattttaatccaacattaaacctgtacactggttcacttaaatttaacaaaacatcaccggtgtaatctttcaaaactgtgtaccttgtgaagaatttcaaaaaatgatattcgcttatgcatggtgaaaaacaaaactgtatagttcttggcaacaaacggcacaaaaactgtgttgccgaaacgatagattttctcttcgcgcgactctatatacagaTAGACTCTGGTAAAGTAAAGtgtgatgtcgctaccgtcGCTAAACAGCTTGTATTTTCATCAGTGTATGTACTTTTCACTCCCGTTGATTGACTTTAAAATATATTGgctataaggcaatccacgggtgacgtttcaatgcttgtacgtttgttattgttgctgtttttcaagctgcgaAACCAAAACACTACCAAAACCGAAATCTtctaatgtcggcaataatatcaaaagtgatttgttatggttgtatttaggattggcactcgcaatactagagctaccgatcggaaaacatttgtttttcacgcttctggatccgggttgcgaccgatcgaacatacgtaaagctgtcataagttgaaaacagactgaaatcagctgatcgcaactgtctcgtggattgccttataccATTCGCTCCACGGCgacggtagcgacatcacaTCTTAGTTTACCACTTAGCATGACGAGGGGTGTAATTCGGAGAGTATATTTTTGCGCGCACAATCTgttttacacactttttatcgtttgcttgttagtctgttctctgtggttttaatttgtgtagaaagatctttttttcgcaaaatttggttgatttgagtgGTCGTGCAAAAACCTTGTAATCTGCTTCTGTAAGGAGGACGCCCTGTGGTGTTGCTTGTGGTTAAGgatcatataattctgtttGGAAAAAGTAGGGTGAccgaaaaatcattaaaaattaagTCACGTTTATGTACGGCCCCGAAAAAAATTGAACCTGATttgtgttcagcaccccaaaattataagtaaataccatatttttgtcacagttatcgacactttttttggttGGTCAGACTTTGTATTAAGTCgtcccactgtgcaatggtccGCGGTTTCTCTGCCAGatatgaaaacaagaaaaaaaaatccatttaactcaaaacggttgcaggaagaactataGAACTATTCGCTTTCAcattagaaagagatagcatgatcagggttgccacatttatatctgtatttttcttcaaaaatatctGTGTATCTGTATCTCGGGCCTAAAAATCTGTATCAAAAATCTGTTTCGAGCAAGCTAAGAGTGTTGGatggaaaaaaattacttgCAGAATATGtttaaacaaattaatttttatttgttaaatttattttcgaaagttttcgttaatttaatattGATTTCTCCTCTTCGGTCTGCAACATAGCTTTTACTTTTTAATATTGGATCATTAGCATAGGGGCCATGCAATTTCTGGCTTTATACTTGATTTAACTATGTATTTAAAGTATGCGTTCTAAACAAGCCGAAGAATGAGGATTTACCAAAAAACCTCACAAATGATCTGTAACGGAAACATAAATTTATCATCCCGCCTGTTGTCGCATCAAAtcctttaaatttttcaattttacgaACAATTTAATATTACTTAAAGCTACTGGTTTTACAACAGGATCGGTGAAATCGCacctctttgcaatttgtttcacgATCTTTGCATAGAAATCTCGACAAATATTTCAAAACGTTAGTTTTCGAGCTTCGTCTAAGTTATATTCCACTTCTTTTGCGTCGATACCAACATAATCCTGATgttgtttttttacaaaacttttaaaATCGTATAATCGAATTCTATCAtcgaaattgatttcagtttgacggtaaaacaaaaaatctgtaaaatctataTTTTCggcaataaataataaattacccgtacccgaccagaaCCCGCAAAATATTTTTAGGCGTCGGGTACGgatttcgggtaaaaatacccgtacccgaccatctctactataCACTGCTTGCGTCATTAGGTACAGTCGTACAGCGTAGAAAACGATTGTCAAGAAATTCGGTTTTCAACTCGAGCAGCAATGAAATAGCATAGCtcagcatagcatagcatatttgaacGAGcagcaatgaaattcattaaaaatctacataaaaatcacaggagggttgtgtgcaaagccacgaccgcaaggttgaagtagaataaacgtaaataaacgttgacttatcagatcaatcgaattttacattaaaaaaaacattaacgctttaatcattaggttttttttttcatcctgaaaagaacaatttgttgttcaatttagtatcggataagatgccgatttttgtgccgtgtcaaataaattatagatgaagaaaaaaaaagatgccgattacatctttgcgttatcactgacagtgcgaacaaagtattcgttgtgataaagtaaacagtgaaatgctgatataacactcaaaactagacggctcacgtgttgtcaaaatgagtcaacttttcattgaatgcatttactaatGCCCATGTTCCATCCGTCACGACAGCAACAATAAGAACGCGAATACATAGACAAGGCAAATTGAGTACATACATCCCTCTCTACCTAGCAGCTTGATGGGTGAGCACCGATTCATCGATGCTATTCCCATTCATTCTATGTACGACCATTGAAGTGTTCAGTTCGTAGTTCGCgcgatcaaatttaaatttaaagttaATAAAGATAGTTTGCTAAGTGTTAATCACGTGTATTCCATCGATCGATCAACCGTATACAGTCCACTCTAAACTAATCCGGCCAGGGAATCGTGAACAAACTTTGAGTGTCACGGGTTTCACGTTTCTAACCCACGTCTTATGGTCCATTGATGTGGAACATAAattggtccttcgagccggatcaTAGCACAGTGAATGAAAAGTGACTCAAAGGATCGGTATCCAGTTCATATAAGGTTTCCTTCCAAGAAGGAATCATTCCAAGAACACGTGATAAAACAGCAGATCGAAAAGTACAGCCGTCGCGAAGTACAGTCGTCGCGTGCGCGTCGCGAGGTGAAATTGCGAGTCGATACAAGCGAGAACGTGTTCAAGGACGTTTTGCTGCGCGTGTGCTACGTTGCCGTTTTTGTGTGAAAGAGAGTCTCGATACGAACACTGTGTGAGAAAAGACCATCGAACAAAAAAGTAGTAAAGTGAGAAGTTTCGAAATGCCGCTAGAACATTCACCAGTAAGAAATATGCTAGAAAATCAAAACCAAGTGGACCAACTGCAAGAAGGTCAGAATGTTCCACTTCTGAGTCGAAGCCGAAACAGTAATACTCCAACCGGACAACATTCAAGGTCCAATTCGTCCGCTTCATTTCACGGATTCAATTGGGAGGAGGGAATGGAGCTGGAGTCGATGCGAAAATTGAAGGGCTTGTTCCGGCAGAGAGGACAGATCGAACAGAAGCTAGTGAGGATTCAGTTGACTTTGCAGACGCAGAGTAGTATGACGTTAGCCCAGTTGCAGTGCGCGGAGAAGAAACTAGTTGTAATCTACAGCGAGTTTAGCCACTTCCATAGTGAAATCATGGCCTTGATTCCTGATGAAGCATCGGATGAGCAAGATGAAATTTACTGCACTTTTGAGGATCGTCATACCGAGTTGTCGAATCACATCCAGGAAAGAATCAATGCTGCTACTCAAATGCAAACCGTGAGGTCATCTGTTTCCCCACAGGTTATTATTCAGCAGCAGCCGTTGAAAGCACCTATTCCTACATTTGACGGTAATTATGCTAATTGGCCAAAATTCAAGGCGATTTTCCAAGACCTGATGGCACAGTCCAGGGACTCAGAGTCATTAAAACTGTACCACCTAGACAAAGCATTGATTGGATCCGCAGCAGGTATATTAGATGCAAAAATAATCAACGAGGGTAATTATAAGCAAGCGTGGAAGGTGCTAACAGACCGTTACGAAAACACACGTGTAATCGTTGAGTcacacattcaaggattgcttACCCTAAGAAAAATGTCTCAAGCAACATTCAAAGAATTGGATGGCTTGCTAACTGAAGCAACCGGTCATGTTGAAGGCCTACGGTACCAAAAACAACAGTTAACGGGTATCTCCGAGCACATCGTGGTGCATCTTATCGTCAGTGCCTTGGATAATTCGACCCGCATGGCTTGGGAACGTATCCAGCAAAGAGGTGTGCTCCCGAAATACGAACAAACAATCTCCTTTCTCAAAACCAGTTGTCAAGTGCTGGAGCAGTGTGAATCGTCGCAAGCTTTCTCCCAACGAACCGCCGTAAAATCAAAGTTTTCACCAGTCAACAACAAAATGCCATCGCTCAAGACTAACGCAGTTACTTCAAGTTCCAGCAAGTCTTCAGGTTCCTGCCACTTTTGTGGAGGTTCACATCTTAacttccaatgtgaggaattcaAGCAGCTGACAGCAACTCAAAGGGCAGAAAAGGTTCGAGCAAAAGGTTTGTGCTTTAACTGCCTCCGGAAGGGACATCAGTCCAAACAGTGCACGTCTAACAACACGTGTCGAAAATGCAGCCGCAAACATCACACCATTCTCCACGATGATGCTGAAAGGAACAGCAGTCAGGATTCAAAGGCCGACATTGCCGCGCCAAAGCAACCTGTCGCGAATAATCAACCAACTGTTGTTCAACCTTCTGTTTCGGTGGTGGATAAACCAGTATCCACTACATGCTCAAGCAATCACGTTTCAACATCAAAGACCGTCTTGCTGTTGACTGCTGTCGTTCAAGCCATTGATGAACATAACCAGTCCCACCCTTGTCGAGTCCTACTTGACAGTGGGTCTCAAGTTAACTTTGTCACCGAGAAAATGGCAACCCGCCTCGGTTGTTCTAGAATGCCAGCAAATGTATCAATCACTGGAATCAATGCCCTGAGAAGTCTAGCTCGTGATAAGGTGTTCGTTAAATTCCAATCGAGCTACGGAGACTTTCAAGCCAACATCGAGTGTCTGGTTACAACCAAGGTAACTGGAACTATTCCTAACCGAACGATTGATTTCAGCTCCTGGGAACTTCCTGAAGGCATTCAACTCGCCGATCCACATTTCTTCCAGCCATCCGAAAAGGTTGACATGTTAATCGGGGGAGAATTGTTCTTTGATCTTCTTAAGCCCGATCAAATAAGTCTTGGTGACAATTTACCACAACTTCGAGAAACTCATCTTGGATGGGTGGTAGCTGGAGTAATAAACGAGCCGTACATTTCGAATGCGGCTATTCAACACGTCAACCATGCTTCGATCGATTCCATCGAGGAAATGATGCATCAATTTTGGAAGGTGGAGGAAGTACCAAACGCATCTCCATTTTCATCCGAACAGCTGTCCTGTGAAGCCCATTTCCTGTCGACGTACAAGCGCGATGCAACGGGTAGGTTTGTTGTAAAACTACCGTTTAAAGAAAACCTCAACCGGTTGGATAATTGCCGTTCTTTGGCACTCAAGCGATTCCTTATGTTAGAAAAACGATTGGAGCGTAATCCCGAGCTGAGGCAGCAATACAACGATTTCATAAGGGAGTATGAAGACCTCGGCCATTGCAGAGAAGTTAAGGAAGCTGAGGATCCAGGTAATATGGATACGTACTATCTGCCGCATCATGCAGTATTACGACCGTCAAGCTCAACCACGAAGTGCCGCGTCGTATTCGATGCTagtgccaaaatggacccatcaAAACTATCGCTCAATGAGGTTCTTCAAGTAGGACCAGTTGTACAGAATGGCATATTCTCTATTACGCTGCGATTCCGTAAGTACGCTTATGCATTTTCAAGCGATATAGAAAAAATGTACCGGCAAGTGTTCGTTGCGCCGGAAGAACGCCGATTCCTCCGATGCTTTTGGAGGTCCGACCCGTCACATCCATTAAGGGTTCTCGAGCTTAATACCGTTACTTACGGAACAGCTTGTGCGCCATACCAAGCAACAAGGTGTTTGGTACAACTTGCCAAGGAAGAAGGTTCCGAGTTTCCCATCGGCTCTCGAATCTTGACTGAGGACTTTTACGTTGACGATGCGCTTTCTGGCGCTAACACGTTGGAAGAAGCTCTCGAAAGCCAACGTCAATTAAAAGAACTGCTAACCAGAGGTGGTTTCCATATTCACAAATGGTGCTCCAATTCGGCAGAGTTTCTAGAGCACATTCCACCAGCCGACCGAGAAAGGAAGGTTCCTTTTCATGAGTACGGAGCAAATGAAGTAATAAAGGTGCTTGGATTGTTGTGGGATCCTGACGGCGACGTCCTCATGATAGCCAATCCGCCGAAATGTTCTTTTCCGGATGATGAGCTAGCCACGAAACGAATGATTTATTCCGAGGTGGCAAAATTGTTCGATCCACTCGGACTGTTTGCACCAGTAATTGTCATGGCCAAACTCTTGGTACAGCAGCTTTGGAAAATATCAGCTGGATGGGACGATCCCATCGACGAAACCATCCGCGAAAATTGGGCTACTCTGCGCGCATCCCTTCCAGACCTTGGACGCATTCACGTTCCAAGGTGTGTTATGTTCCCGAATGCGATTGCATATGAGTTGCATGGTTTTTCCGATGCATCGAACGTGGCGTACGGTGCATGCGTCTACTTGAGAAGTATTTTCACCAATGGATCCGCCAACCTACGTCTTCTATGCAGCAAGTCAAAGGTTGCCCCATTAGACGATGTCTCCATTCCTCGTAAAGAGCTCTGTGCCGCTCAGCTGCTTTCGAAATTGATCAGCCAGGTCGTTCCCGCGCTTCGAATGAACTTTCGAGAAGTTGTTCTCTGGTCGGACAGCACCATTGTTCTGGCATGGCTGAAGAAACCGTTAGATCAACTTCAGACGTTCGTAAGGAATCGGATTGCTTTGATACGAAAGGATACTAATGAGTATCGATGGAGTTATGTTTGCTCGGCCAATAATCCCGCCGATATCGTTTCTCGAGGAAAGCTGCCAGaagatttaaaacaaaatattctCTGGTGGAGCGGTCCAAGGTTCCTGTGTGAAGTAGAATATGACGTTGAAGACACCGAAGAGATTTTGGAGAATCTTCCCGAACTAAAAGTCCACGTCATAACCATGTCAGCTCACGATTCGTTTCCATTCTTCGGAAAATTCAGTTCTTTTCGGAAAATCCAGCGCACCATGTGCTACGTTCTACGGTTTATTCGAAATTGCAAACGGCCAAAGTCTAATCGTGTGAAGCAAGTACATCTTTCCATCGAAGAACTACGTCAAGCATCCGAAGCAATCGTCAAGGCGATTCAACAAGCACATCTTGGGGAGGAAATTAAGCGAGTGATTTCCAACCAAACATGCAAGCGTCTTGGTAACCTGCGTCCAGTGTATGAAAACGGTTTACTACGAGTTGGAGGGCGATTAGATCGCTCAGTACTGCCGTTTGCTGCAAACATCAGTTAATACTTCCCGATAAAGATCCTGTAACGAAAAAACTCATTAGAACTTTGCATATGGAGCATCTTCACGTCGGCCAGGCCGGTTTGATCAGCATCATTCGTCAAAGGTACTGGCTTTTAAATGCTAAATCAACTGTGCGACAAGTAACACGATCGTGCGTTACATGTTTCCGAACAAAACCCGTTGAAACCAAACAGCTAATGGGAAATCTCCCTACCTCGAGAATTGTGCCATCACCACCGTTCGCAGTTACTGGCGTCGATTATGCCGGTCCATTCATGGTGAGGCAAGGTTCTTATCGTCCGAAGCTTGTTAAGTCCTACGTCGCAGTTTACGTATGTATGGCGACAAAGGCTGTACATTTAGAGATTGTGTCCGACTTAACAACGGATGCCTTCTTGGCGTCTTTGAAACGGTTCATTAGTCGGAGAGGAATGGTGCAGCAAATTCACTCTGACAATGCGACCAACTTTCATGGAGCAAGCAACCAACTGCACGAGTTGTACCGACAGTTTCAGAATCAACAAGAGGTGAAGAAAATCCAGCAGTTTTGTGAAGTACGCGAGATACAGTGGCATTTCATCCCACCAGACGCACCAGAGTTCGGTGGTCTCTGGGAAGCGGCGGTCAAGGCGATGAAAACTCACCTGAAGCGAGTCATAGGGAATGCAAACCTCACTTACGAAGAAATGGCAACCATTCTAGCCGAAATAGAAGCCATTTTAAATTCTCGTCCGTTGTTCAGTTTGTCCAACGATCCTGCCGATCCACAGGTAATAACACCAGCTCATTACCTCATAGGTCGACCGTTGTCTGCACCAGCTGAGCCATCTTTAGAAGACACCAAGGTGAACCGACTCGATAGATGGCAACACCTCCAGCTCATGCGTGAGCATTTTTGGCGAGCGTGGTCAAGGGACTACCTTAATTCTCTCCAACCACGTAAGAAGAATACCAGAGCAACGTCGAACGTTCGACCTGGCATGGTCGTTCTTCTCCACGATAAGACGCAACCTCCGCTCAGCTGGAAACTGGGCAGAATCACCGGAGTGTATCCTGGTGACGACGGCTTAGTGCGAGCCATTGACGTATTTTCCAACGGAGCAACATACCGTCGTCCAATCAACAAGGTCTCGATAATTCCAATCGAGGACAACGTCTGCTCTGCCCCGGTCCTTTGTTGATACGAAGTTTCAACCCGGGGGGAGAATGTTCCATCCGTCACGACAGCAACAATAAGAACGCGAATACATAGACAAGGCAAATTGAGTACATACATCCCTCTCTACCTAGCAGCTTGATGGGTGAGCACCGATTCATCGATGCTATTCCCATTCATTCTATGTACGACCATTGAAGTGTTCAGTTCGTAGTTCGCgcgatcaaatttaaatttaaagttaATAAAGATAGTTTGCTAAGTGTTAATCACGTGTATTCCATCGATCGATCAACCGTATACAGTCCACTCTAAACTAATCCGGCCAGGGAATCGTGAACAAACTTTGAGTGTCACGGGTTTCACGTTTCTAACCCACGTCTTATGGTCCATTGATGTGGAAcagcccactatcgcacagagactgcatttcactaaagtgcctcactgcatcagccgctctcgatgctgagatccgctgcaactagtgcgctatctattgctacgccacagctgtggccgctttccgtcatcgctggtatccactgcactgctagtgctgctgttaagggaggacgactgctgttgtcgctgtctagaactattatgagcggctccggctgaaacaggctcttatataggccaaatagcatgttttcaattgcaaggtatatgatcctgtcgaccgtgcttgggaagcaagcatataacgaccaatcagaggttgaatttttcgttttgacaaggcttgactattttcaatagtacaatagtgtgaataataaaattacaattatcttattttgggaagaatcttagaagattttccaatctattgctgcaagaacgaaggaaatccatcgaatactaaccgatttattagcatttgaaattggacatatttttcacttttttcggttttagattttcatttcacatccctatgtagccgaacttcctgagagaagtattctacttcaaaacgttgcattatgcgggtggtactgaaGGGTGGTACTGAAGAATTCTCTCGACGAAAGAGCGGCGAGAGCTCGCACGGTGTTTTTGCTGTTTGGTTTTGTATGAGGATGAGAGAGACCGAAATAATTCTTCATCACAAGCGCAAGATGTTGGTTGGTACTCAAaataaagagaaagagagagatttGGATCACCACTTATATCGGtttccaaaaaatcaaaaaatgggCGAGGAGTGGATACGGTTCAAAAGTCAAGTGCCtttttcgcaaaaaaatattggaaacttattttgtatataataaagtttgctgtaacatataaaaaataatgatCTGATCTTGTTTCAAAAGGAATATCAAAGGTATAGTGGTATAAAACAagaattttaacggcaaaacCCTTATTCTGAACataattgaacataatcagatagctcagtaaaatTGTGAAATAggtacctagtgtcttcagcaaagttgtttttcatgtttttggaaaaaatggtaaaaattgttgatttttcgagaaattatttattttatatctcTGGTAGGGGGATCCATCGCGGATCTGTTGATGTTAAAAGCAATATcattttttactctaaaacttttccgaagacagcattgctctaaaatgtaacgttcgCGAGAAAATGACTATCGACCGATTTTCATTTGTGGACCACAGTGTGGCGCGGGAA encodes:
- the LOC129719659 gene encoding uncharacterized protein LOC129719659; protein product: MEHLHVGQAGLISIIRQRYWLLNAKSTVRQVTRSCVTCFRTKPVETKQLMGNLPTSRIVPSPPFAVTGVDYAGPFMVRQGSYRPKLVKSYVAVYVCMATKAVHLEIVSDLTTDAFLASLKRFISRRGMVQQIHSDNATNFHGASNQLHELYRQFQNQQEVKKIQQFCEVREIQWHFIPPDAPEFGGLWEAAVKAMKTHLKRVIGNANLTYEEMATILAEIEAILNSRPLFSLSNDPADPQVITPAHYLIGRPLSAPAEPSLEDTKVNRLDRWQHLQLMREHFWRAWSRDYLNSLQPRKKNTRATSNVRPGMVVLLHDKTQPPLSWKLGRITGVYPGDDGLVRAIDVFSNGATYRRPINKVSIIPIEDNVCSAPVLC
- the LOC129719658 gene encoding uncharacterized protein LOC129719658 translates to MPLEHSPVRNMLENQNQVDQLQEGQNVPLLSRSRNSNTPTGQHSRSNSSASFHGFNWEEGMELESMRKLKGLFRQRGQIEQKLVRIQLTLQTQSSMTLAQLQCAEKKLVVIYSEFSHFHSEIMALIPDEASDEQDEIYCTFEDRHTELSNHIQERINAATQMQTVRSSVSPQVIIQQQPLKAPIPTFDGNYANWPKFKAIFQDLMAQSRDSESLKLYHLDKALIGSAAGILDAKIINEGNYKQAWKVLTDRYENTRVIVESHIQGLLTLRKMSQATFKELDGLLTEATGHVEGLRYQKQQLTGISEHIVVHLIVSALDNSTRMAWERIQQRGVLPKYEQTISFLKTSCQVLEQCESSQAFSQRTAVKSKFSPVNNKMPSLKTNAVTSSSSKSSGSCHFCGGSHLNFQCEEFKQLTATQRAEKVRAKGLCFNCLRKGHQSKQCTSNNTCRKCSRKHHTILHDDAERNSSQDSKADIAAPKQPVANNQPTVVQPSVSVVDKPVSTTCSSNHVSTSKTVLLLTAVVQAIDEHNQSHPCRVLLDSGSQVNFVTEKMATRLGCSRMPANVSITGINALRSLARDKVFVKFQSSYGDFQANIECLVTTKVTGTIPNRTIDFSSWELPEGIQLADPHFFQPSEKVDMLIGGELFFDLLKPDQISLGDNLPQLRETHLGWVVAGVINEPYISNAAIQHVNHASIDSIEEMMHQFWKVEEVPNASPFSSEQLSCEAHFLSTYKRDATGRFVVKLPFKENLNRLDNCRSLALKRFLMLEKRLERNPELRQQYNDFIREYEDLGHCREVKEAEDPGNMDTYYLPHHAVLRPSSSTTKCRVVFDASAKMDPSKLSLNEVLQVGPVVQNGIFSITLRFRKYAYAFSSDIEKMYRQVFVAPEERRFLRCFWRSDPSHPLRVLELNTVTYGTACAPYQATRCLVQLAKEEGSEFPIGSRILTEDFYVDDALSGANTLEEALESQRQLKELLTRGGFHIHKWCSNSAEFLEHIPPADRERKVPFHEYGANEVIKVLGLLWDPDGDVLMIANPPKCSFPDDELATKRMIYSEVAKLFDPLGLFAPVIVMAKLLVQQLWKISAGWDDPIDETIRENWATLRASLPDLGRIHVPRCVMFPNAIAYELHGFSDASNVAYGACVYLRSIFTNGSANLRLLCSKSKVAPLDDVSIPRKELCAAQLLSKLISQVVPALRMNFREVVLWSDSTIVLAWLKKPLDQLQTFVRNRIALIRKDTNEYRWSYVCSANNPADIVSRGKLPEDLKQNILWWSGPRFLCEVEYDVEDTEEILENLPELKVHVITMSAHDSFPFFGKFSSFRKIQRTMCYVLRFIRNCKRPKSNRVKQVHLSIEELRQASEAIVKAIQQAHLGEEIKRVISNQTCKRLGNLRPVYENGLLRVGGRLDRSVLPFAANIS